The Arabidopsis thaliana chromosome 5, partial sequence genomic interval TGAGATTCAAACAACCTAGCCGTCGAGATCGTCCCGTCATGTTTAAACGATCAAAAAATGTTTCAGTCGATGTTGGTGTAGACTCAATCAGCGATCTACCCGACGCTGTTCTCCAACATATCTTCTCCTATATTCCGACAGAGTTGGCGATCAGAACCTCTGTCTTGTCCAAACGATGGAGACATGTATGGTCCGAGACACCTCATCTCTCCTTTGAATGGCTCAAGGTTTCCCCTaaattgataaacaaaaccctaGCCAGCTACACGGCTTCCAAGATCAAGAGTTTTCATCTCTGTACCCGTTACAGCTACGAGGCAGACACTCACCATGTTAACAGCTCGATCGAGTTTGCAATGTCTCACAACGTGGATGATCTTTCTCTGGCGTTCCGTAGATGTTCACCGTTTTACAATTTTGATGATTGCTTCTACACCAACTCCTCTCTAAAGCGAGTCGAGTTGAGATATGTTGATTTGATGCCCAGGTGCATGGTGTCTTGGACATCACTAAAGAACCTGTCTTTGACCGATTGTACAATGTCTGATGAATCCTTTCTTGAGATTCTGTCTGGTTGTCCAATCCTGGAAAGCTTGAGTTTGAAGTTTTGTATGTCACTCAAGTATCTTAATCTGAGTAAATCGCTGCGCTTGACAAGATTGGAGATAGAACGCATATCCTATATTCGAGCACCAATGCTGTCTATGCAGATCGTGGCGCCATATATCCATTATTTGAGATTGAGAGACTCTGAGGCACACTGCACTTTCGTTGATGTCTCTTCTTTAACAGAAGCTAATGTCGACGTTAGCACTTTCCATCCTAGAACCTGTTATCATGATTTTGACCCCTTAGACCCTCATGATCTTCTAGTCATGGTGCAAACAATGCTAAAAACGTTTCAGAAAGTAGAGAAGCTTACTTTGGGGGTTAATTTACTTCAGGTAATGTTACCATTCTTTCATTCTTTAAACACTTAGTGCCTATAAATCTCAATGTTGCAGAATAATCATCGCTTTAGAATGAGTTGCCTACACAGTCAATATTGGTTTGATCGATAAGTTTTCGTAAGGCTTTTGATATTATTGTCcttatttatcatcatttctCTGTAGATGTTCTGAAAATATGCTAATTAGTTTATGActaaaggttttgttttggcttTTGATTTGTTGAGAGGTTTGTGTTTTGGTGGTACTCACATCTTTTTGTGCTTTTTCGTCGATCATCTGTTAGATGTTATCACTTTCCAAGATCCCTAGTCTTCCATTGCCGATGCTAAAGGTCAAAACTTTGACTCTTGAAACAATGATTATCCGATCTGTGGTTCCTGGTATTGCAAGACTGCTACAAAACTTACCTGGATTAAAGAAGATAACAGTTTACACAACTAATCCGTGCAACACCGAAGTGGTATCTTTACCATGAATCTATTTTATTACctcttatatattatattacaaaactacaaattAACCAACCCAAAAGAAACATGCACTTGCCTTTCTATGGctaatctttatatatataatatatgagcGAGATATATTGTGGAAATCTGAGATATTTATCTACAAGGGGTTTTAAgatgaaatatttttctgttttgtaggAGCCATGTGTTAACAGCTACTTGGACGCGCAAGACTTGAATCCAGATCAATGGTGGAGGTTAGATGATGTGGTCTTTCCGATATCTTCTGAGTATGAAGTTTTAAAGCCAGAAATTATGGCATCGTTCATGGAACTGTTGCTGGCAAACACAAGAACGCTAGAGACATTGGTTGTAGAGTTGGGAAGTTGCGTTGCTAGATCAAGATTTAAAGAGCTGTTTCAGATCGCACTCACGCTTTCTCACGACAAAAAAGTCTCAATTATGCTCAAGCGAAGCAATGGCTGATCTCATTCAACAGCTTTATTTATAGGTGGATTCTCACCTTATTTATAGGTGGATTCTCACCGAAGACTGATTTTATTCGCGAAAGAATGAAATGTACaaggatttgtttctttgtacaAAATCAACAGACTTATCTGATACTTGCATTTGTGagaaaatataacatgtgGAATATCAATATGCTATAGTTTCATAGTGTGATAACTTGGTCTCCTTCAAGCTCTGATATAACAATCAATGAGTCTTCCATTTCGAGGGAAACAGGTTCTGTCTTTGGAACCGGATTGATtatctgcaacaacaacaaaaaccgaGTTTGTGACAAGGAAATGTCTGGTTGCCGAGTAATAACAAACAGTACCTTTTTACCGCCTTTTATGTAGCCTATGGCAACTTCTCTCCTTAGCCAAGCTCGCTCTGAAAGCTCCGTGAATGAAGGGTTCTCGCCCTCTTTCATATACAGTTCAATGTCCTGTGTGTTCAAAGCAAACTCAAGATTCTCAGACCAGCAAGGATTGTGAATATTGTAAAAGTTACtggcaaaaaaaattgaagtaaaagtgtgtttttcttgtttaaccTTTACGTATATCTCATCACCCTCTGCATCCAAAATGTCCTTCCATACCTCGTTTAGTTCGCTGTTTTCAGCAACTGGttacaaacaaaagagtaTTACTATTGTTCGGATTGCGTGTAGATagacaagaaacaa includes:
- a CDS encoding F-box/RNI-like superfamily protein (F-box/RNI-like superfamily protein; CONTAINS InterPro DOMAIN/s: F-box domain, cyclin-like (InterPro:IPR001810), F-box domain, Skp2-like (InterPro:IPR022364); BEST Arabidopsis thaliana protein match is: F-box/RNI-like superfamily protein (TAIR:AT5G02910.1); Has 2185 Blast hits to 2152 proteins in 42 species: Archae - 0; Bacteria - 2; Metazoa - 16; Fungi - 0; Plants - 2164; Viruses - 0; Other Eukaryotes - 3 (source: NCBI BLink).) — translated: MRFKQPSRRDRPVMFKRSKNVSVDVGVDSISDLPDAVLQHIFSYIPTELAIRTSVLSKRWRHVWSETPHLSFEWLKVSPKLINKTLASYTASKIKSFHLCTRYSYEADTHHVNSSIEFAMSHNVDDLSLAFRRCSPFYNFDDCFYTNSSLKRVELRYVDLMPRCMVSWTSLKNLSLTDCTMSDESFLEILSGCPILESLSLKFCMSLKYLNLSKSLRLTRLEIERISYIRAPMLSMQIVAPYIHYLRLRDSEAHCTFVDVSSLTEANVDVSTFHPRTCYHDFDPLDPHDLLVMVQTMLKTFQKVEKLTLGVNLLQMLSLSKIPSLPLPMLKVKTLTLETMIIRSVVPGIARLLQNLPGLKKITVYTTNPCNTEVEPCVNSYLDAQDLNPDQWWRLDDVVFPISSEYEVLKPEIMASFMELLLANTRTLETLVVELGSCVARSRFKELFQIALTLSHDKKVSIMLKRSNG